Genomic segment of Eupeodes corollae chromosome 2, idEupCoro1.1, whole genome shotgun sequence:
AATCtgagatatttctttttttttaagaaactccAAGTATGACATTCACAGCACTGCAAAAATAATGCAACACAAAAAgtctatttgttttcttaaaaaaaaacgatctcACTTATTTCAaacacatatattttatttcgtatAAGCTTATAATTAGACAAAAAAAAGGGTTATGTCAACTGCAATGCAcagtatgtatttttatttaatattatttgtttttagaatgtTTTATATACGTTAAATTGTTACGTACGCAACAAGTCCTTTgtgttaaattatttcattcagatagttgattttttaagtttacaatataaaaacgaaaaatgaaaatgtgtgTTTGGAGGCAATACAAATTTAGTgtgtttcaagtttttcaataatattagaTTTTACTTTCTTAACTAACCACCAGGTTTTTGAGTGTTTCTTGAATTTCACCTGCGTCTATATCATGTTTGTTTTCTGCTGTCCCAGAAAGATGATTTGAATTTACAGCAGCCGATGTTGGCCGGGCACATGTCTTCTTATGCATGAACCAATGTAGTCGTTGACACTCTCTGTCGCAGTATTGTACTGCTTTGCACTTTGAACACTTTTTATCGGGTTTTTCTTCGCCGCAAGTGCTGCAGAATGATATTTCAtcctaaaatatataaaatttcattaaatctaaaaaataaatcatagataaaagaaaaaaaacttacaataaaCCCACGCTGTCCATTAATGGCACTTCTCAAGACAAATAAAGCTGGCGGTGAATCTTTATTGGCTAATTGCGATACAACCTGACGGAATATCGTACATTCCCTGAACGGAAATTCTCGAACGCAGTCTCTGATAGTAAACTCTACATACTCCAATTGTCcctgtttattttcttttaacacACGCTTAAcaaacaattcaataaaatcgtGCTTCCCATCGGAATcgttgttcttttcttttctcaGTTGGCATTGCTCCTCACAACGCATTATTTCAGAGATTGTCCAACGCAAATAATGATATTTGAATGCCATTAATTCGTTTATGTCGCACTTTTTATGCATTTCCTTCTCGGTCATCAGCTGgagaacttttttaagttttggcaAATGTTTTATTAGATTTCCGTTTCTTTGTAAATTGAGCGCAATACGAACAGGATGAAGATTAACTTCGATGacaaatttatgaaaactatCTAGCAACTGAGGTGGCAAACAGGGTTCTTTTTGGTTGCCCTGAATTTTGGTAAATTGTTCAATTTGAGCTTTTGGCACGTAATTATTTATTGCTTCGACACATGTATAATTTCCAACGAACGCTGCCATCTGAGAAGCTGTTCTCGAGACTGAATTCAACGTTGTTGGAATAATTCCAGCGTCTAATAGTAAATTGCATATATCTTTGTTTCCAGATAAAGCTGCAAAATGAAGGGACGTGTAGTTTGCACCATGTTGATTGAAATTCACATCAGCaccctgtttaaaaaaaaaataaatattattattaatattcactgaataaatatacattcaaaaggaaaaaacaacattgattgaaaaaaaaactattgaaataatttgtatccACCAAAATAAAGGCTTCAATCTTCATGGTCTTAATATTAGTATTTCTTGCCTACTTCGCTGttacttaaaatagtttttccttTACTTCTGTTTGATTTTATGGACAGCAATGCGTGTATCTGTATCATCTTTAAATAACCTTTTAATGATAGGAACATATTTATGTAGAAATAGCGATCAAAAGCAACTTCATTGGTCCAATTACCGATTGGTTGCAATGTTTTGATTCTAAAActatgaattcaaaagatttgataaaaaaatgtcttaacaAAACATCAGaagcaaaaaattaatttttcaggtTAACTCAAGGAGGAccttcttctttgtttttcctGTTGGTCCCCATAACTACTTTGCTTCATGTTTAACTGCAGGCTAGTGCCTATTATATGTTGCTATGATCTTGGCTATTTAATTCTTAACTGAGAACAgagcattttaaaattaagcccATTAAATAGTTACAATGAGGTTAGTTGATCTGTTCCTCTAGTGCTTGAAGTCTGAGTGAACGATTGATCAAGAAATAGAGAAAGGTTAACTATTTCTGCTAAGAGAGCTGTAAAAAGCAATTTCTACCACTAATATTCCCTAAAAGCTATTATACAGAAACCTGGACATAGGTCCTGAAGTAAATGTTCAGCGTTTCAAATTTACCAGTTTAAAGAGTATTTAACGGAATTGATAGTTTTATACCAAGGATATTTAGCAAtagataacatttttgtattcaggAGATTGGCAGAGATTTTcttgaaacaaaggaaaaagctgtatgcatttttcatcgattttaaagcagcttttgatacaatCGATCAAGGTGCACTATTCTATAAGCTGTACAGCCTTGGAATATCGTTGAAGTTTGGTCGCGTTCTTGAGCACCTACATATATAGAGGAACAAGGGCGTCTGTATGAACATGTGAAGAACTCGCATTCACCGGAAACTCTGCAGCTCATGATTAACAGGGTTTACCAGTATGTTCAGCTAtggaatttaatagtaaatataGATAAATCGAAGGTGATGGTTATTAAACGTGGTGGTGGACGTaatgcatcaaatgaaaaatggagcTTTAATCgtgaaaatattgaatgtgtgcgagaatacaaatactttggCATTATtgtaacaaataatttaaatatggaaaaacaCTTGAAGGAGACATTGGTTAAGAAgaaaactgctattaatatAACCTTGAGAAAATGCTTTATGAATCAGTATATAGCACCTAGTAccaagtttaaagtatttgaagcagtagctgagagcatacttttatatggattgcaggtatggggatgtaaaaagtacaattcggttgaaaaactcctaacgcactttacaaaaagaatatttcatttgccaAAAAATACACCAAACTACGTTATAATGCTGGAAACGGGTATCTCCttcgtttaaaaaaacattgaaattgcaggcggacttcttgcttaacatttttaaaatgaatgatttaCTGGTCGTGAAAAGTGTGGCAATAAAAGCCATACAAGATCAAAACAGTTGGTATCGAGAATAGCAAGATCTTGTGCAGGAATGtccaattaatttcaatttactcATCGAGGATTGAACAACTACTAAAAACATCTTATATGAAGTCATTTCAAAGGTTGATTAGAAATGTAGAGCTAAATACATTGCTGAAGCGTTTTATTCCTTGTACAGAACAACTTACAGTAGATTAAATCATAACTTTTCagagaacaactattttaagTTTTCCAATAATGTCCGTTTGATTTCAATGATGGTCAGACTACGtagtgaactaatagatttaaatttcattccacacAGAGCTGATTTAACCCTAGAGTGTAATATCAGAAATAGAGGATATTGTCCACTTCTTGGGAAAAAGCCCCATTCTCAGAGAAATCAGAAGGAATGTATTTAGAAAAGACTTTTTATCGGAAGATCAAATgataaatttattgaatgaaatgatTGTTGTCAAACTTtacgaattttgcaaaactgcgCTTTGATATACATATAACGGCTATAATGAactgtaaatttttaaaaaattataaatactttttacatTCATTCTGTTTTGTTGTCAACCTGGCAAAATAGCCGCGTGTTATATAGATATAGGAAACAAAcccttaatatttatttaatggtATCAGTAAACAAGTGAATTGAGAAATAAAACCtttcgttttcttttcattCGTTGAGAAAATTTTTTGCAAACGTGCAACCTCACTGTGCAAAAAGGCCTCCTTGAGCTACTCGTTTCTAGGTGTAAAAATATCAATACTGCTTAAACACTTATGTCAtatggaaaatggaaaaattcaaGCCTTTTGGTCAGGTGACTGGTCAGGTAAATAAGCTTTCGCGATATAATTTAAGGTTGGATATTGTTATGCGTAATATTTCCAACAACATCTATAGCACTTACAACAGGCTCGAATTTAACAGTAAAAAATAGACCTCAATTAAATAACTGCCAACTAGTAACATTTATGTTATCATTTTTCAATCTACGACCCTCAAACCtaaagttatttttagtattaaatataatatatcatTTGAAACCTGGACCTACCCACCAAAAAAGTATACAgtagatcaaatattcacattgtcatctcttcatcgatttcaaggctgaaTATGACAGCACATATAGGGACGAGCTACAGATAttgagccatgtctagttttggcatccctgccaaactcgtctgtttgtggAGTATAAAcatggagaattcgcgctgttccataaagtttggaaacaacttaacagaacatttggatgtcaaaaaaggctttaggcaaggtgatgcgctgtcaagtgaccattcctgcgtgcgagtactgttgtaagggatggaagggacctacaattttaagtcgAATCCTAATGACTAATTTTAGAAAGgacttttcattacaagaattactcttggagaatttgtcaattcctcgcagaaACAATTCCCGTCAAAAAATCTTTGgatggcacaagcagggatttaacccagacctctggcatgacagtccaacgcactaaccatcatgccactggtactACTTTATTTTTAGCATGTTTTAATGTATGTTACCTTGGATTAGACAGACCATGGGAAATGATAATCAGCTCTAAAAGCGAAAATGAAAGAGCGGTTACAAATTATGTAGAAAGTATacttagaaaacataaaaaaaaaatattttattaaacttttgttaCAATTGCTTATTATTAtcacaaaactttttatttaaaacaatttaaatttaacagaaATCTAATGAAAATGATCATAAtacttaataaaaacattttcaatgatgttcaaattaaatacagtgaaccaaaaaaaaagttgtacagtcgattttcttttgttaaaatgcAATTATCAATGGACTTaattacaataaagaaaaacaaaatactaacCAAAAAAAGGGATTTTTTAACCTCCAGATTAAgtcaaatacattttctttaataaattatttaatacaaaaaataataatttttttcacgtTATGTAACAACCATTCCTTTACTATCAACGAGGAATGTTTTGGGTCATTGTCATGAACGAAACTAAAATTATCTCCAAGGTCTAATTTTGATGCAGTATTTCTTCAACTATGTTTCAAGATGTTCAGGTAATGAAACTTATTCATTGTCCCACACCATAACTCTGCCTCCGCCATGTTTTACTGTGCAATTTACATTCTTCGGATCTAACGGTGTACCCCCTTTTCTccaaacaaaatccaaaaatgttgaatttggaTTCGTTGGTATAAATAACGGAATTCCAAACCTCTTTCGGCTTATTTATATACTCTTTGGCATATTATAGGCGCTTCTTCACATTTATGGTGGATAAAAGTGGTTTGTTTCGAGGCGTAAAACCTCTAAAGTCTTCCGATTGTAAAAAATTAGTTATCGTCTGTGGATGAGCTcgaacaattttgtttctattgagGTCTTCCGCTATTTCCTTTGCCGAAATTTTGGGGTTACTTTGTACAATCCTTACTATACGCCTCTGGTTTGTTTAGTATCAATTTGTCTTGGTCTTGTTAAAAATCCGTTTATTTTTTCGTTGTAAGAATTAATAACGTACTGAACTGTGGAATGTGGCTTTTCAAAATATCAGCGATTTGTCTTAGACTTTCTTTTCGTCTCACAAGTTAGCAATAAGTTTTTTCATATCAAgtgaagtttgtttgttttcattttttttaatttttcttataattttttactCTGGCGACATGAAAAAACTAAGCCGTTCTAAAAAGAGATAACCTGATAAAGCCTACTGGATAATGGTGCTATATagtatttcacaaaaataatttatttaaaaaaatttgttttacttaatctggaggttaaaaaaaattactatttttggTAAGTATTTTTTGATTGCAATTAACTCAATAAATAATTGCATTCTAACAAAAGAACAACTTTTTTTGGTTTAgtgcataaaaataaaaatatgagaaTCAAAGTTAGGAATATAACATACAATTATTATCATTTTGCCTTCAATAATactaaattgttatttaatagTCCAATTTTTGCTAATTTATTCTTTTAGGAAGACTTCCTATCCCTTtggcattttttaaaactaattttctcACAATTGTATACCTGCGCCAGTTTCATCTGCAAATGCTGAttctgaatatttaaaattagttgccactttaaaatgtatgaaatttaaGTCCTTAACATTTGTTTCGCCAGTTTGAAACATTCTTTTATCATGATTGATATGTCTATGTTCCATTGATGAAcgcttaatttttcaatttcgttattttttagtgtcgtaatttttttacaaagaccTATTTTAGAGATGATTGAACAAACGGCTTTAAGGGTTATTGACAGAAGTcaagagagaaaaaataaatttagtcaaagataatttaagaaatttttgcTACTATGATATGGTTTCACTTCACGATCACAAAAATAGATAGCAAAGCCTAAAAGGAATGAAAGCTTATACCTATTATTTATCTTTGCTTAATTATTTAGACTACGCTGCACAGTGGTTTCTCCCATTAGGccaaaaatctaaatttcaaGGTTGAACgaactaattttttgaatgcaaTAAAATGTATCTACGATAACGGGACAATTATTTTGCAGTAAGGTTTCTTCTATAAAATTAGATGTTGGCAGTCAGTTTTATAAAAACCGTTAGTCTGAAAATGCTACATTGCGGTTTAGCCATTTTTCGTATGTTgttcaaagtaaattttggaaaaaggtgatgtgaatattaaaataatgtatattaatagctttttaataattctcttaaaaaaatatatgatgtTAATGTTTGGACC
This window contains:
- the LOC129947611 gene encoding ankyrin repeat and MYND domain-containing protein 2, which produces MSENIVISDLQKQIFEKLSKNETNEFKQLITHIKSTVNFVDENGMSPLQHACSKGNIEAVKILLDQGADVNFNQHGANYTSLHFAALSGNKDICNLLLDAGIIPTTLNSVSRTASQMAAFVGNYTCVEAINNYVPKAQIEQFTKIQGNQKEPCLPPQLLDSFHKFVIEVNLHPVRIALNLQRNGNLIKHLPKLKKVLQLMTEKEMHKKCDINELMAFKYHYLRWTISEIMRCEEQCQLRKEKNNDSDGKHDFIELFVKRVLKENKQGQLEYVEFTIRDCVREFPFRECTIFRQVVSQLANKDSPPALFVLRSAINGQRGFIDEISFCSTCGEEKPDKKCSKCKAVQYCDRECQRLHWFMHKKTCARPTSAAVNSNHLSGTAENKHDIDAGEIQETLKNLVVS